CGTCTCGGACGCGCCGTTCTGAGCGGTGACTCCGCGGCCGTCGCCGTGGTCAGCCATGCTTCTCTTTCACTCTTCGCTCGTTTTTCCCGGCTATCGACCCTGCTTTCAGCACGCAGCGAAGGCTATCGTGTCGTAACGACAGACGGCGCTGCTGAAAAACGGGCGGCGCTACTGAAAATAGGCGGCCGAGAAAGGGTGTCGAGACTGCTCAGGCGAGTTGTTCGATGATGCCAACGAGGTCGTCCTTGCTCTGGACGCCGATGACTTGGTGGGCCTTCTCGCCGTTCGCGTAGAACTGGAGCGTCGGGACGCTGCGAATCTGCTTGTCACGGGCGAGTTCCTGTAGTTCGTCGATGTCGACTTTCGCAACGATGGCGGCCGTCTCGTCGGCAATCTCCTTGACGGTCGGCTCGAGCATCTTGCAGGGGCCACACCACTCGGCGTGGTAGTCGACGAGGACGATGTCGTTGTCCGCGATGAGTTCGTCGAGGTGGTCCGAACTCTCGACGTGGATGGGGGCGCTGGTCGATGTGGGTGTGCTCATGCACAGTTCTATCCACGCGACACTCTTACCCATTGCGCCCGTTTGCACGAGGCCGCACGACCGCGAAATTGTGCGCTAATCCTTCTTCCTCGCCCGTTTCAACAGGTGTACGTCAGGAGAACGCCGTCGTCGACTCGTTCGACCGACTGGAGTGACAGTCGGGGGAACTCTTCGACGAATCCCTCCCCATCGGCGAGCGTCGGCGCGTCGCGGCCACCGATAATCATCGACCCGACGTAGAGCGTGAGCTCGTCGACGAGCTCGGCCGCGAACAGTGAGAAGATAACTTCCCCACCGCCTTCGACCATCAGTCGCTCCACGCCGTGCGATTCGAGCGCGTCGAACGCCGCTGGGAACGAGACACGCTCCTCGCCCGCGACCACGACGGCTGCGCCGGCAGCTTCGAGGCTCTCGCAACGTGTTTCGGGCGCGTCCTCGGAGACGAGCACGTACGTCGTCGCTTCGTCGTCGAGAATTCGCGCGTCGGTCGGTGTCCGGGCACGCGAGTCGGCGACGACTCTGGCGGGATGGGGTGACTCTCCCCGCGACTCGCGTGCATCGATGAGTGAGGAATCATCGAGCGTGAGGTGTGGGTCGTCGGCGAGAACGGTGCCGACACCGACGAGCACCGCATCTGAAGCCGCTCGAACCTCGTCCACGCGAGCGAAGTCGTCGCTGCCGCTAATCTTCACCTGCTCGCGGCGGCGTGACGACAGTTTTCCGTCGGCACTCGTGGCAGCGTTCACGTGGACGTGCATACCCGAGGGTCGGTGGGGTGGTGAAAACGCCTTTCGGTGACGTGTCGGTGTCGTAGCTGTCGGACAGGAATTAAATAGGGTTGTGTGGTAGATTGTGGCATCAATGAAACCTAAGGTCCTCATGTTAGGCTGGGGCTTCCCGCCGAACGTCAGTGGTGGACTCGACACACACGTCGGCGAGATGTTCGAGCGACTCGAAGACCGAGACGACGTAGATATCGAACTCGTCTTACCCGCGGAGTACGCCCCCGACCGCGAGGGTATCACCGGCGTCCCGACGGGCGAAGGTGACATCATCACGCGAATCGGTCGACTGGGGACGACGTTCGCCGAACGGGCCGCAGACGCCGACATCGTCCACACGCACGACTGGTTCGGCTACGGTCCGGGCTCTCGCGCACAGTCGAACAACGAGGACGTCGAGTGGGTGACGACGTTCCACTCGCTGTCGTCGGACCGCAACATCGACCCACCGCAGCGCGAAGTCGAGACCGAACGCCGAATCGCCGAGCGGTGTGACCACCTGCTCGCAGTGAGCAAGCTCCTCGCCGGAAAGGTCAAAGATGAGTACGGCGGCGACTGCCACGTCATCTACAACGGGTTTTCGGAGGTCGAGACGACGGGACGTGACATCAAAGACGAACTCGGCATCGACGGAAAGATGCTCTTTTTCGTCGGCCGACACACCGACCAGAAAGGAATCTCTCATCTCGTCTACGCACTGGAGAAACTCGACCGCGACGACGTGACGCTCGTCATGGGCGGGTCGGGCCACCTCACCGACCAGCTCAAGCGGTTCGCCGAACTCCTCGGCGTCGAAGACAGAATCGAGTGGGCGGGCTACATCCCCGAAGAGGAACTCGGCGACTACTACTCCGCTGCGGACCTCTTCGTCTCACCGTCGCTCTCTGAACCGTTCGGCATCACCATCGTGGAAGCACTCTCGGTCGGCACGCGCGTCGTCGCCACCGAGAGCGGCGCGGCGGAGGTCCTCCCAGAAGACTGTGTCATCGAGGTCGAACCGGACTCTCGGTCGATCGCCGACGGTATCGAATACGGCCTGTCGCTCGACGGCGAACCCGAGTACGAACCGTACACGTGGGACCGCGTCGTCGACGAGACAGTCGAGTTCTACCACCAGGTTCTCGAAGACAAAGACGCGTAAGACCGAGCGTCGCGCTCGGTGGTTTTGGTCGACTCGTTACCGAAGGAGACGGAGGTCCGTCACCGGTTCGGGATGTCGAATTCGGTAGCCAGTTCGGGTCGGAACCATCCCTTCGCGGGGCATCGTCCCGCGCGCAGACTGGTACGGTGAGTCGTCGTTCTGGACCGACTGGTACGGCGAGTCGTACGACGACTGATACGGGCTATCCGAGCGCTGATACGGGCTGTCGTTCGAGGCGGCAGACGCGAAGTCTTCTGGCGGGAGGTAGATTCGCTCGCCCGACTCCGAACGGACGACGACTGCGGTGTCTTTGTCGCCCTCCATCAGGATGGTCGTCCACCCGTCTTCGATGGTCACAGAAAAGGAGACGTCTTCGTCAGTCTCGGGTGTTTCGTCGTTCGTCATACGTCTCCAACTGACACCCGAACACTTAGTGATTCGCCCACATCGACACGCCGGCGGTGGGGGCCACCCCAGACACCGGCAATCCTTTTTATCCAAAGGGGGCGAATGGCTGACCGATGGATATCGACCACCATGCCGAGGAGCTTGCCTCCGCCCTCGGTGTCGACAAAGAGGAGGTCAAAGCAGACCTGCAGAACCTCTTGCAGTACAGCGTCCCACTGGACGAAGCCAAACAGAGCGTCCGCCGAAAACACGGTGGAAGCTCCTCCGCGAGCGACGCCGCCCCGTTGACGAAACGCATCGGCGACATCGGCCCGAACGACGGGAACGTCTCGGTGACGGTTCGTGTGCTCACCGTCGGTACGCGGTCTATCGTCTACCAGGGTGACGAACAGACCATCCGCGAAGGTGAACTCGCCGACGAATCCGGTGTCATCTCCTACACGGCGTGGCAGGACTTCGGCTTCGAACCCGGCGACTCGGTCGTCATCGGGAACGCCGGTGTCCGCGAGTGGGACGGCAATCCCGAACTCAACATCGGCGCGGCCTCGACGGTCGGCGTCGAGAAAGAGACGGTCGAGACGCCCTACGACGACCGAATCGGCGGCGAAGCCAACCTCATCGACCTACAGGCCGGTGACCGTGGCCGCGTCGTCGACGTGCGCGTCCTCGAAGTCGAGTCGCGGACCATCAGTGGTCGCAACGGCGAGACGACGATTCTCTCCGGCGTCCTCGCCGACGAGACGGGCCGTCTCCCGTTCACCGACTGGAAGCCTCGACCGGACGTGAAAGAGGGCGCCAGCCTCCGTCTCTCGGACGTGTACGTCCGTGAGTTCCGCGGCGTTCCGCAGGTCAACCTCTCTGAGTTCACGACGCTCGAAACGCTCGACGAACCGGTCGAAGTGACCGACTCCGCGCCACGCCTCAAGATTGGCGAGGCCGTCGACGCCGGCGGCATGTTCGACGTGGAAGTCCTCGGCAACGTCCTCGAAGTTCGCGATGGGTCCGGCCTCATCGAACGCTGTCCCGACTGTGGCCGTGTCATCCAGAACGGCCAGTGCCGACAGCACGGCGAGGTCGACGGTGAAGACGACATGCGCGTGAAAGCGATTCTCGACGACGGCACCGGCACGCTGACGGCCATCCTCGACCACGACCTCACGACCGAGGTCTACGGCGGAACGATGGAAGATGCGATGGCTGCCGCCCGCGACGCGATGGACAAGGAAGTCGTCGCCGACGAAATCGCGTCGAAACTCGTCGGCCGCG
The genomic region above belongs to Haloferax marinisediminis and contains:
- the trxA gene encoding thioredoxin; this encodes MSTPTSTSAPIHVESSDHLDELIADNDIVLVDYHAEWCGPCKMLEPTVKEIADETAAIVAKVDIDELQELARDKQIRSVPTLQFYANGEKAHQVIGVQSKDDLVGIIEQLA
- a CDS encoding 2,5-diamino-6-(ribosylamino)-4(3H)-pyrimidinone 5'-phosphate reductase, with protein sequence MHVHVNAATSADGKLSSRRREQVKISGSDDFARVDEVRAASDAVLVGVGTVLADDPHLTLDDSSLIDARESRGESPHPARVVADSRARTPTDARILDDEATTYVLVSEDAPETRCESLEAAGAAVVVAGEERVSFPAAFDALESHGVERLMVEGGGEVIFSLFAAELVDELTLYVGSMIIGGRDAPTLADGEGFVEEFPRLSLQSVERVDDGVLLTYTC
- a CDS encoding glycosyltransferase family 4 protein; translation: MLGWGFPPNVSGGLDTHVGEMFERLEDRDDVDIELVLPAEYAPDREGITGVPTGEGDIITRIGRLGTTFAERAADADIVHTHDWFGYGPGSRAQSNNEDVEWVTTFHSLSSDRNIDPPQREVETERRIAERCDHLLAVSKLLAGKVKDEYGGDCHVIYNGFSEVETTGRDIKDELGIDGKMLFFVGRHTDQKGISHLVYALEKLDRDDVTLVMGGSGHLTDQLKRFAELLGVEDRIEWAGYIPEEELGDYYSAADLFVSPSLSEPFGITIVEALSVGTRVVATESGAAEVLPEDCVIEVEPDSRSIADGIEYGLSLDGEPEYEPYTWDRVVDETVEFYHQVLEDKDA
- a CDS encoding DUF7510 family protein: MTNDETPETDEDVSFSVTIEDGWTTILMEGDKDTAVVVRSESGERIYLPPEDFASAASNDSPYQRSDSPYQSSYDSPYQSVQNDDSPYQSARGTMPREGMVPTRTGYRIRHPEPVTDLRLLR
- a CDS encoding Single-stranded DNA binding protein, producing MDIDHHAEELASALGVDKEEVKADLQNLLQYSVPLDEAKQSVRRKHGGSSSASDAAPLTKRIGDIGPNDGNVSVTVRVLTVGTRSIVYQGDEQTIREGELADESGVISYTAWQDFGFEPGDSVVIGNAGVREWDGNPELNIGAASTVGVEKETVETPYDDRIGGEANLIDLQAGDRGRVVDVRVLEVESRTISGRNGETTILSGVLADETGRLPFTDWKPRPDVKEGASLRLSDVYVREFRGVPQVNLSEFTTLETLDEPVEVTDSAPRLKIGEAVDAGGMFDVEVLGNVLEVRDGSGLIERCPDCGRVIQNGQCRQHGEVDGEDDMRVKAILDDGTGTLTAILDHDLTTEVYGGTMEDAMAAARDAMDKEVVADEIASKLVGREYRVRGNLSVDEYGANLEADEFEESDDDPADRAMAILTEVGA